A DNA window from Centroberyx gerrardi isolate f3 chromosome 3, fCenGer3.hap1.cur.20231027, whole genome shotgun sequence contains the following coding sequences:
- the tmem184c gene encoding transmembrane protein 184C, whose protein sequence is MPCSCGNWRRWIRPLVVLLYILLLLVVLPLCIWELQKSAVGTHNKAWFIAGIFVFMTIPISLWGILQHLVHYTQPELQKPIIRILWMVPIYSLDSWIALKYPSIAIYVDTCRECYEAYVIYNFMTFLLNYLGNQYPSLVLMLEVQDQQKHLPPLCCCPPWPMGEVLLLRCKLGVLQYTVVRPVTTVVALICQLCGVYDEGNFSSTNAWTYLVIFNNMSQLFAMYCLVLFYKALREELAPIRPVGKFLCVKLVVFVSFWQAVFIAFLVKVGVISEKRTWDWQSVEAVATGLQDFIICVEMFLAAIAHHFSFTYKPYIQEAEEGSCFDSFMAMWDISDVRADISEQVRNVGRTVLGRPSKSYFSEAQNDGERSGLLSAGSQDAVTETASNPASPKGRYQGLGKTVTPHSLSAPAGFSSAPWDEGYEARPEETQDTKEPTDADLIVIT, encoded by the exons ATGCCCTGTTCCTGTGGGAACTGGAGAAGATGGATTCGACCTTTGGTCGTTCTGCTgtatattttgttgttattagTCGTCCTGCCCTTGTGTATTTGGGAACTGCAGAAGTCAGCG GTTGGCACTCATAACAAAGCATGGTTCATTGCGGGGATATTTGTCTTCATGACCATACCCATATCGTTATGGGGCATCCTCCAGCATCTGGTCCACTACACTCAGCCAGAGCTTCAGAAACCTATTATCAG GATATTATGGATGGTCCCAATCTACAGCTTGGACAGT TGGATTGCGTTGAAATACCCCAGTATAGCAATTTATGTGGACACATGCAGAGAGTGCTATGAGGCCTATGTCATCTACAACTTCATGACCTTCTTGCTTAACTACCTGGGGAACCAGTACCCCAGCCTGGTGCTGATGCTGGAGGTCCAGGATCAGCAGAAGCACCtgccccctctctgctgctgccccccCTGGCCAATGGGAGA GGTTTTACTACTGAGATGCAAGCTCGGAGTGTTGCAGTACACAGTTGTGAGACCAGTGACAACAGTGGTTGCCTT GATCTGCCAGCTGTGTGGGGTGTACGATGAAGGCAATTTTAGTTCAACAAATGCATGGACGTACCTGGTCATCTTCAACAATATGTCACAGCTG TTTGCCATGTACTGCCTGGTGTTGTTCTACAAGGCCCTGAGAGAGGAACTTGCCCCAATCAGACCAGTGGGAAAGTTCCTGTGTGTCAAGCTGGTGGTGTTTGTCTCTTTCTG GCAAGCTGTGTTCATCGCTTTCCTGGTGAAAGTGGGGGTGATCTCAGAGAAACGCACATGGGACTGGCAAAGTGTGGAGGCTGTAGCTACTGGCTTACAG GATTTCATCATATGTGTGGAGATGTTTCTAGCAGCCATTGCCCATCACTTCAGCTTCACCTACAAGCCTTACAtccaggaggctgaggagggctCCTGCTTTGACTCCTTCATGGCCATGTGGGACATCTCTGATGTCAGAGCAGACATCTCTGAACAAGTCCGCAATGTTG GGAGAACAGTTTTGGGTCGCCCAAGCAAGTCCTACTTTAGTGAGGCACAGAATGACGGTGAACGATCAGGACTTCTCTCTGCGGGTTCCCAAGATGCCGTCACAGAGACCGCGTCCAACCCGGCATCACCCAAGGGTCGATACCAAGGCCTGGGCAAAACCGTCACACCGCACTCCTTGTCAGCCCCTGCTGGGTTCAGCTCAGCTCCTTGGGACGAAGGATATGAGGCTAGACCTGAAGAAACCCAGGACACCAAAGAACCAACAGATGCAGATCTCATCGTAATCACCTAG